Genomic segment of Oncorhynchus keta strain PuntledgeMale-10-30-2019 chromosome 12, Oket_V2, whole genome shotgun sequence:
CATAATGTTAGCATAAATTAATCGATTTTAATCTGCGCTCTTTATCGATATCCTTTCGGAAAAATTGAAAAAGTCTGTAGCCTACCGTTTCTGATGCTTGATTAACTCTAATGGAATATTTGAAAATGTAAATTATAAAATGACTTGCCTAAAATGAGTATAAGCtactgtaacgaccctgggtaATCATGTTAATTGTAATAGGCTACTGAAATAACATGttatatttataataataacGGTGATTATATCATCATTTAATATTATTACATGACAGGTTATTCCTCATGTGGTCTAATATTTTGTGAGCGCGGGCAATGACATGCCAACATGCATTCAAATCATTGATCGCCTAGCCTACTGTACATTCCATAGACGTTAAAACCAGGTACATTCCAAGTGAAAGCAGTAATGGAAACTATTCTGTCCTAGTATAAACCTGCGCTTCTTTTAATAAATTGTATTTTCAGATCAGATTACAATAGAATTGTAGTCGTGTAGAGCAATTTATATTACGTAACCAAGTTAAAGAGGTGTCCAAAGCAATGACTCGTGCGTTTCTTTGGCGTATGTAATATAATCTTGTTTGCGCTACATGGCGTTTTCTTTTTTTTGCGACATCCTCTGTTCCAACTATTCCTGGCACGCTGCTCGCTCCCTTCTGTGCTCACTGCTCTTCTCTGTGATAAGAATACTGAATAAGATGCCATTTCATTTCAGAATGGGTGTTGATGGTCTTTGTGAACCAAGCATCAACGCATTCTAACAAAGACTAGGGTGTTGCAAGGCTCTCAGTGGTCCATATTTGTTGCTGTTCATGTTTCACATAACTATACATTGAGTGGGAAAAGATGGGGTATTTTTTTTTAAGATTTTAGTTTAGTAAGGGTGATTTGGTCTGCTTGGCGTTTGACTTGTGTTATTTAGCTATTGATAATTTGCTCTTATGGCCACTCATTTCAACTATGATGCCATTGCATACAATTCTTACCATCCCAGTAGGGTTGTATGTCCATAGTTGTATGTATTATGTACAGAACAGCTCAGTGTCATGTGCATAGACCTGTTTTCATTTTATGAAGTGTGCAATGTTAATGTAGCCTATTTGGATGAGAGGTGAGAACAATTTGATTTCAAAATGCCCAGAAAATAAGGATACATTGCTGATCTTTATCTAATTTAAATCAATTATTATAAAAAAGACAATTAACATTTATGGTTTGCAATGGCTTTTCAAATAATCTGCAGTAATTCATACAACAGCAATTGATTGTTTTAACTTAACACTGCAGAACTGTTTGGATTTGTTATATAAAAGTGTAGGTTTAAATATTGATCTGTGATCTTATCTACCACAGTTATTTGATGTTTATTGGGCTAGGACCAAATATGATATATAGTTGAGAAGCCAACAGTTGTTTTCATATATTATAAAGTATTTTCCTAAAATATTCTGATATGCCTGATCTTGTTCTCTCTTCAGATTGACTTTATCTTGTTTACAAAGATAAGTGAAGAAACTGCTGAGGAGGGAAAGCGAGCCTCATGAGTTGGCCTGGCGGATCTCAGCGACGTTATGGATTTGACTAAAATGGGTATGATCCACCTCCAGAACCCCAACCACCCCACGGTCCTGCTGCAGAAGGCCAACCAGATGCGTCTGGCAGGGACCCTCTGCGACGTGGTCATCATGGTGGACAGCCAGGAGTTCCATGCTCATAGAACCGTGTTGGCCTGCACCAGCAAGATGTTTGAGATTCTGTTTCACCGCAACAGCCAGCATTACACCCTGGACTTCCTTTCACCAAAGACCTTCCAGCAGATCCTGGAGTACGCCTACACTGCCACACTCCAGGCCAAAGTGGAAGACCTGGACGACCTGCTGTACGCAGCAGAGATCCTAGAAATCGAGTACCTGGAGGAGCAATGTCTCAAGATCCTGGAGACCATCCAGTCCTCGGATGATAATGACACGGAGGCCAATATGAACGATGGCGGCACGGAGGAAGAGGACGAGCGCAAGGGCCGGCAAGGAGGGAAGAACGCTAAGAAGCATTCCATGGAGGGGAGCTTCCTTTCAGCCACCCAGCAAGCCTCTGCCCTGGACCAGAGCCCCTCCGTCTCCACATCCTTTGGGCTCTCCACCATGAGCCCAACCAAAGCTGCCGTGGACAGCCTGATGAGCATcggccagtccctcctgcagcagggCTTCGGGGGAGAGCACCTGACTCACGGCAACTCCCACCGCCAACTGATGACCGAGATCAAGACGGAGATGATGCAAGTGGATGAAGGCGGAGGCCACGAGAGCCCCAGAACCATGGAGTCCAGCGCCTCCAGCAATGGTGAGAGGAGCAACGAGTTGGACAAGAACCGGGATGGCCCAGGGACCCCGACCAGGAGCAGCGTGATCACAAGTGCCCGCGAGCTGCACTACGTCCGGGAGGATGGCATGGGTGACCCCCAAGCAGATGGTAGCCAAATGGGTCTCGAAGCCATGGCTGGCATGACAGGCATGACTGAGAAACAGCTGACCTCCCTGTACTCTCTGCCTCCCAATCATAAAAACGAAGTTATGCGATCCATGCCGGCCTCCATGGCCTCTTCTCTTCACATGTCCCCTGCCCTGGCCATGTCCATGGACTTCAGTGCCTACGGGGGACTTCTGCCCCAGAGCTTCATCCAGAGGGAGTTCTTCAACAAGCTGGGGGAGCTGGCCGCTGGCATGAAGCCAGATGGCAGAAACCAGCACGAACGCTGCAACGTGTGTGGCGCAGAGCTACCAGACAACGAAGCTGTAGAGCAACACCGGTAAGGTCAACTTTGTGAATTTCTTTCTGACTAGTTTGGTTCTATTAACATTTGTAAACTTGTTAATCTTTGCCAAAAAACCTTTTCTTCAAATCAAtgataaaatataaataaattctGCCTACAGTTACTTAATTTAAGTTTACTGATAGACGTACATAAAATATAGATCTACATTTTTCTACCTTTTCATAATTCAGGAATCTACTTAACAAAAGTTTTTTAGTCCTTTTTTTCTGTTGAAATTGTTTTGGTTTTTTGCATGTGCTAGCTAGCAGCTTAGTAAACTCAACTCCGTGTCGGCAGAATGTACCACAGACTACATCGAGACGCTATCAGTTGATACCTGTAAAACATTTAATTCTTTCAGGCTTTCCTTGTCCCAATGTTTTGTCCTGTAACAAGCTTTTTCTTTGGGTGctgaaatctgtattttttttgtaagtCATTGCATGGCAGAACTTTTAGATTTCGCAAGGGATAGAAGGCAAATTAGAAGGTAAATTATCATAGAAGGCAAATTATCAAAACAGTGGATTCCAAATCCAACTGACAACACTAATAATCAGGACAAGCATAGGTACACAGTAAGAATTAAATAatggatatttttaaagtatCAAGTGGTAGTGCACGCTTAACTTCCGATTCAATTGTAAACAGTGAATTAAAGGGTGCAGTTTTTATAAAAACTATGGATTTCAGCATCCAAAGAAAAGCATGCAGTTAAACAGGACTGACATTGGTACAAGGAAAGCATTACGGAATTTACAAGTATCGAGTTTTGGTTGCGGTACACCCTAATGGGCGCATCGTGTATGGACGGTATCCATATTGCAGGGATCTAAACTAGAGCTAACAAGCTAGATGACTATTAAGATCAAATCCATGAattacagttccttcagaaagtattcacacccctcaacATTTTACACATTTTATTGTAAAAATCCTGAAtttaaagtggaattatgttttttgaaagttttagaaatgtatttaaaataaaaatctgaaatgtcttgagtcaataagtgttcAACCTCTTTTGTTATGGAAAGTCTAAAAATGTGCTTAACTAGTCATGTGATAATTTGCATGAACTCAGTCTGTATGCAAAAATATTGCTTAACGTGATTTTTGAATGATGACCTCCTatctgtatcccacacatacaattatctgtaaggtccctcagtcaagcagtgaatttcaaacacagattcaaccataaaAACCAGGGAGGCTTTccaagaagggcacctattggtagatgggtaaaaaaagaaTGTGTATCGataaacccagtcactacaacgatacagatgtccttcttaactcagttgctggagtgGAAGGAAACCGCTTAGGGATTTCACAatgaagccaatggtgactttaaaaaagTTGCAGTGTTAAATGGCTGTAATAGGAGAACTGAGGATAGATCAActttatagttactccacaatactaacctaattgactgagtgaaaagaaggaagactgtagagaatacaaatattccaaaacatgcatcctgtttgcaacaaagcactaaagtaatactacaAACAATATGGCAAATGAATAGATTTGTTATGAATACAAACTgttatgtttgggccaaatccaatacaacaccttactgagtaccactccatattttcaagcatagtggtggcaagcatcatgttatgggtatgcttttaaGTGTTAAGGGCTGCGGGAGTTTATGCGGattaaaaagaaacggaatggagttaagcacaggcaaaatcctaaaggaaagACCGAACCAggttgctttccaccagacaatgGGAGAATAATTtctctttcagcaggacaatgacctgaaacacaaagccaaatctacactggagttgttaccaagaagacagtgaatgtcccAGAGTGGGCAAGTTTACAGTTTTtatttaaatctacttgaaaatatatgtcaagacctgaaaatggttgtctagcaatgatcaacaaccgatTTGACAgaacaaatgttgcacaatccaggtgtggaaagctcttggagacttacccagaaatactttctaaaggcactgcaaATATAAACCTTTGAGATTTTACCCCTCATTTAGATATTTTTCTCGGCCAAGAGAAAATGTTGAATTCTGATGCAATAGATAATTGTCAGGTTAGCTTCTTGTGGTCAAGATCGCCTGCTTTGATGATACATTCCTCAGAAGGATTTAACCAATGAATATGCCTTTTCACTAGAAATTGTTCAATTCGTAGTTTTTTTGGTTACATTTTTGTAACCAAAGGTAGAAAAAAGTGAGGTTTCATGGAAATAAGTAGCATATTTTCCATTAGACTACTGGTATTTGCATTGGATTTTATGGTTGTCAATTTTCACCCAGAATTGGGAAAGAGTTACTTTTTCAAACTTGTGTTCTAAAGTCAATAATGTAGGTACTTTAAAGggcaattccaccacttttcaaTCGAATTCATTCTCTCCAGCACCATACCAGTGTCTACATGTCAAAACGGAGTTTCTAGCCCAGAGGCAGGGTATTTTCTTGCTCCCCACATCACCGCGAGTCTCTGTAGTGTCTGACGGCCATTGTGCAAAATGATAACTTTATATGTTTATGTAAAATGTATAATTGCGCCGTTTTCacatatgtagatactggtattgtgctggagataatgaaaacGAAATTGAAATGTGGTGTAATTGTCCTTTAGGCACTGTAACTCAATAGACTGGTTGATTTGGTtatttagcaacaaaaccgactGGTGCGTAACTATGGGGAAAGACAGACTgagttggcttagattgttgataACATTCAAACTATATTTCAACTCCATTGTTCATTGTAAACAAAGTTGCACAAAGAGCGCTGGTCTCTCTCATAcatcgttacagttgttggttagctaccaAATTTTTTTGCATATTAGCGTAGATGTAatatcagtcaaaacacctctaATCAAAACatggtatcaataacaagatCAAACAAGCTGAAACGAGCCACTTACGGTTCACCTCACGCAGTTTCTTGttattgttgctagctatctggccatccagaaccataaCAGAAGTCGTTTTGACCCTTTGAATTGTGCGCATCGTTTTTGTGGcgttgtcagctaacccgtctatGCCACCAGGTTACTTGTTGCTGTTACTACATGACACTTGAATATTTGCTTTCATATGAtttttaaagacatgctctggaacTTTGGCAACTAAGTAAATTCAACTTCCTACAcgttgggctggatgtgtcaatgtgtagttcatacatgcataatctatgagcagaattacagTCTTTCCTCAATTAACCACACAAACCTAGTTTGAAAGTCACTGTTTTTCTGGAAGTTGGGCTGCCCTATTTCCCAAAAATGTTCCCCCACAAGGACCAGCCCTCTAGCAATTTGAGTTCAATCAATGAGCTTCAGTCCGTCAACATATGAGTGGCAGCTATCAAGATGCACATGATGCACatcaggagagtgagagagagcaatgCCTGGTGCACATATGTGACATAGTATGCAATTTTCAGGTTCACTTTTGACTTGTGAGctctactttcagaactactggccaAAACGTATACAAAAGTACAGGTGAATCCCTTTGTAAGTTTGAAGTAGGCTATCATATCAAGACAACATTGTTGTCGCTCTCTCTGAAACCATCAAGTCTGTGGTTGGTGACCGAAGCTGAGGTCCTCTCCCCTGATGACTTCCAGGCCTGTCCGGGTGACTAGCGAGCTGTCCTGCCATGGCGCTGGCTGAGCCCATTAGTCGCACCTGGTGAAGGGGGCCAGCTAATGGGAAGCACCCCCCCTTCCTCACACCCATCTCAGCCCACCCCTGACCCCTGTGGTGTGGCCAGTGATTGAGAGTTTGGGGCCCCCAGCCACCGGGGGGACAAGGAGGGCCTTATTAGCTTTATAAGTGGTGCAGACTGTCCAGCCCAGGAAATGAGGGCTGTGCACAGGACCCGAGTCCTGACCTCTGCAGCCTAACCTTTCGGCCGCTCGGCTGGCCTCTGCTTCTCGTCAGCATAGCCAGAGGGCGggggtggtagtaatagtagtagtgtggATGTAGGACTGCAAAGGAGGGGGAGGGTTGGGGGATTTGAGAGGTATACAGCAAGTAAATCCACGCCAGGTGTGCACCGCTGTTCAAATCCCACCATGCACTCCTGTTGTAGACCGGTCAGCGTGCTGTTGTCTGCACATGAGAAATGTTGCTCAACTTCCAAAACTGTCAAGGAACTGTACTAGTGTCTCGAAATTTGGGAAATAGGCCATTATCTGCTTTTTAAGAAACACTCCGTTTCTGCTAATGGCCTGCCACTCTCGCACATAGCCCAACACCTCATGAAGCTTGTAGGATTTGGAATtggtcatttccatgtaaaaggaccaaTGAGCACCATCttgtgaagttcataggagcatgtcaaattgggtgtcaaacGAATGCTACGAGTCTATATTTGTGAGTAAATAAGGCA
This window contains:
- the LOC118391052 gene encoding zinc finger and BTB domain-containing protein 16-A isoform X2, yielding MDLTKMGMIHLQNPNHPTVLLQKANQMRLAGTLCDVVIMVDSQEFHAHRTVLACTSKMFEILFHRNSQHYTLDFLSPKTFQQILEYAYTATLQAKVEDLDDLLYAAEILEIEYLEEQCLKILETIQSSDDNDTEANMNDGGTEEEDERKGRQGGKNAKKHSMEGSFLSATQQASALDQSPSVSTSFGLSTMSPTKAAVDSLMSIGQSLLQQGFGGEHLTHGNSHRQLMTEIKTEMMQVDEGGGHESPRTMESSASSNGERSNELDKNRDGPGTPTRSSVITSARELHYVREDGMGDPQADGSQMGLEAMAGMTGMTEKQLTSLYSLPPNHKNEVMRSMPASMASSLHMSPALAMSMDFSAYGGLLPQSFIQREFFNKLGELAAGMKPDGRNQHERCNVCGAELPDNEAVEQHRKLHSGMKTYGCELCGKRFLDSLRLRMHLLSHSAGEKAIVCDQCGAQFQKEDALEAHRQIHTCLDMAIFCLLCGKRFQTQPALQQHMEVHAGVRSYICSECNRTFPSHTALKRHLRSHTGDHPYECEFCGSCFRDESTLKGHKRIHTGEKPYECNGCGKKFSLKHQLETHYRVHTGEKPFECKLCHQRSRDYSAMIKHLRTHNGASPYQCTICLEYCPSLSAMQKHMKGHKPEDVPPDWRIEKTYLYLCYV
- the LOC118391052 gene encoding zinc finger and BTB domain-containing protein 16-A isoform X1, with protein sequence MDLTKMGMIHLQNPNHPTVLLQKANQMRLAGTLCDVVIMVDSQEFHAHRTVLACTSKMFEILFHRNSQHYTLDFLSPKTFQQILEYAYTATLQAKVEDLDDLLYAAEILEIEYLEEQCLKILETIQSSDDNDTEANMNDGGTEEEDERKGRQGGKNAKKHSMEGSFLSATQQASALDQSPSVSTSFGLSTMSPTKAAVDSLMSIGQSLLQQGFGGEHLTHGNSHRQLMTEIKTEMMQVDEGGGHESPRTMESSASSNGERSNELDKNRDGPGTPTRSSVITSARELHYVREDGMGDPQADGSQMGLEAMAGMTGMTEKQLTSLYSLPPNHKNEVMRSMPASMASSLHMSPALAMSMDFSAYGGLLPQSFIQREFFNKLGELAAGMKPDGRNQHERCNVCGAELPDNEAVEQHRKLHSGMKTYGCELCGKRFLDSLRLRMHLLSHSAGEKAIVCDQCGAQFQKEDALEAHRQIHTCLDMAIFCLLCGKRFQTQPALQQHMEVHAGVRSYICSECNRTFPSHTALKRHLRSHTAGDHPYECEFCGSCFRDESTLKGHKRIHTGEKPYECNGCGKKFSLKHQLETHYRVHTGEKPFECKLCHQRSRDYSAMIKHLRTHNGASPYQCTICLEYCPSLSAMQKHMKGHKPEDVPPDWRIEKTYLYLCYV